The segment ACTTTCCTGCAaatggcaattgcattgtcatgaacctgtcattcactccttttggtagggAAGCATAAAAGCTTATTAAATGTGTTATATTTTATATCAAAATCTACATTAGCTTCATGGTGCTCTCCATCACTGAAGCTACTCCAGAGAAAACATGTATCCTGCTCTGACTTTGGAAAAATcgccttcatttgccagtcttgtttcactcagggctgctatttagatGTGAtgcctgctgagttctctcacaataGGAGCTATTTTTCTTTCAGGTCTATTGAATTTCAGGTTGTCCACAAGTGTGCACAAATTCCATGTATCAATAcagagtggaatcatctttgcaaaagatTTTGTACTTTGGTATTTTGCCACAAAGTAGGATCCTTGACTTTCATGGCAAGTAGGACAGCATTAGGTTAGGAGAAACAGGCAATTTTTAAGGTTCCTTTTCTAACTCCTTCCTCATACAAAGATGTGAGTGGTGCAGTcctttaaaaggctgctcagatatcAAGCGGACTGCCAAATTctgctgctgcttcagtccaATGAGAAGATGACCCCACTCCCTGGGCACCTATGGGCAGGGTTTTGACCATAGCTCctagtgtatccacacctgcttcTTCATCACTTGTCCATTGTCACAGAATTTTAAGGTAGATAAAAAAGtgataaaatggtatgggtgatgtgtTTTGAAATTTATACGTAAATTGGCTCTAAGTGAGGCAGTGCTGTGTGAAGTACACttaatctctcttccagagtcatcaaattccagtggcaagaaaaaagtcaagacaactggtgatggttCAGGattcagtgaatgaccttggcttCTTCAATGGCTAATCAAGCTCTAGGTATTCCACAGTGCCTACTTCTGTCACCTTCATTgtccactggaacaaattgttcacttACACCTAATCCATCAGAGAAGTCGTTTCATAAACGTCCCTCCCCCCATATCACCAGTGCAATCTGAGGCCCATTACTTACTCTTAAACTGATTTATCCTATCTGCTGAAATTTTTTTACTGGAGTGGGGCCGCTGGGTGTACTACAGCTTGTTGGAGTCACAAGTGAGAGTTAGGTGAAAtgaggtggacaccaaaggtagaaaaaGGTCCTGTAAAGGCTTATTCAGCCTAACCACATTCCTTTAACACCTGCCATGGCAGCCTGTTGAAGCCTATAAATTCCCTTTCACAATAACAttgtaaatacataaaataaaatatataggattgaaaagcaaaataaattttattgtaataaatacagttattaaaCTTTGTTTTAAAAGTCTATAGGTCCCAGGTTAAGAAGTTCTGTTATAAAGATACTAGTAGTTCAAAGAGTAGAATTATTGAGAAATAATTTGCTTCTAATAATGCAAGGAAGATGCACCTCTCTTTCCATAAACTTAATTCATATCAATTTATATGAAAGAAAGGAGACCCTCCATAACCTTGTTTGTAACCTGAAGTCCCTGAATAGCTATAAAGAGGATCTTTATTCTGTCCCTCCAGAAGAAAGGGGCAGAGCCTCAGTACAACTCCCTCAAATACAGGATGTGAGTATAAGACAAAATCATTAATGCTAATGTAAGTATAAATGCAAATATGACCAAGGAAAAACTTATGACTTCTAAGACCTTGGTGGAAACATTTGGTATCATTGAAGAGGAAGTGTTGACTGATGGGTTGGGCAACACTGAGTAGATGGCAGTCCAgactgagtctcagttttgtGCTTGAACCTGGGATACTCTGTATGCAAGAAGTATATGCCTCCTGACAAACCTTGATACAGATGAACTTGAAATATAATGGTGTATCAGTAAGcgccccaacatacacagggggttCTGCTATCAAGGATTCTTGGATTtgcattcatgaaaggaaaagcaaattttgaggtgttaacaatcactttaatcaagcacatatatcagtCCTCtaaccaaacacatatatcattcatctaATTCaagggagtcaacaccctgaacttcaaagaaaatacagagaaattaaaagtcaatagacatggcttcctttgcctgaattcagcagacatttccaactgtctggccatagttaccagagagggaagcttGACATCTGgcttctcaaagccagggggcttttttggtggcttcccagagtcctcatctggccaaacaagcacttccagtaagtaagccccaaaataaaactacaCCTccgagtctttatacacttttcagaaccaaagggcatcacaacccttcagaaccagtgcctcattaacaaaagtcaTGGATTTTTTTACAAATCTTCCAGGGcctgacaatgggtgggaaagattctccttaatcacattcaaatacagGGTTATActttttgattatactaaaacaaaaacagcaaaagatcctattttgcttgacCTTACAGATGGGAACAGATTATGGCATTAGAGCTGCCATCTTGATTTGGGATCTGGCATGTTTTTTGACCTGGTTCCTTTTAATGTTATTTCATATTTGAAAATCCGTGATCAGTTGTCACTGATGCTAACCTAAGTGCATGAATTATGTTTTTTAAGGAAACTTTTTTATTGCTTCATATTTTAATGCTTTCATTATATTAAATTCCTCCTCTGATATTTCTTATGCTAGAGTTTCTGTAAAGACCAGAGTTATTTTGAGGCCATTTGAGTGGTGAAAATTCCCCTAACAGATTTTGTCAAAACTTAGCAGCAAGGCATTGATATGGCAGAAGCAGCATTTATTGTACAAAACatgaaatagttttctttttaaaagataagtAGGTTGTCTTCAGAACTTGGTTATTCAGAACACTATGGAGTATTAGAAGTTCGAGATTTGACACTCCAGAAATTTAGTGGAATTCCAATTTTCCTGAGGTATGCTTTTCAAGACTGGCATTACTGTTGACATAGTGAATGATGAGGCAGAATAGAATAGTGTTTTACATGAATTAACAATGACGAATTGTGTCTTATTAAatcttattgttatttttattgcatttgtgTTGGTGTTACAATCTCAAATCTAAATCACTAAACTGGTCTGAATCATGTCAGAATAATAGAAAACTGCATTGTACTGAAGTcactaaataataatattaataaacacatcacacacaaatacacacatatatgtatatatacatatgtacataaactACACACATACTGTATATTAgctaaatgaaatgatatttaaattCATAAGAAACTAACCAAAGTCCAAAATGATGTGGTAACACAACAACAACTGGacattttaatgcttctcttttaTAGGAGGAAAAATTTAACGGAATCactaatagctgacatttatatactgctttaaagtttgcaaaaaacATTGAATATCTCATCCCATTTATCAAAGGCTATAAAAAAAAGCAACCATAATATTGAACAGACTTTGAAAAATAAGATTTGAAAGACTTATGGCATTGTTTGAATAGCAATATCAAATAATTGCTTGTTTGTTTTAGCAAATCACAATACATTTTCAAAAATCAATCATATTTTGGGATAAAAGAATTTCTATacataaaagagaagagaatattaagtTGATGCTttatagataaaaatgaaataacgtTTTAAAAAGTCTGTCAAGTAATTCACACACTTCTGTGAGGAGGAAAGGTATAGAAAAATGAATCTCTAGAGGATGTCTGTGGTTTATTTaggttttcctttatttttcaggtATAGGTTTTATAAAAGATTGCTTAtttcatgagaaaaaaatctttctgacCATGTCCTTAAAGGCTTGTTTCACTTGCTGGTTCCTAAGGCTATAAATGAAAGGATTCAGCATGGGGGCAACAGAAGTATTCAGCACTGCTACCCCTTTGGTCATAGTCACTCCTTCCTTTGCTGAAGGTTTCACATACATGAAGATGCAGCTTCCATAAGAGATGGAGACAACAATTATGTGGGAGGAACATGTGGAAAAGGCCTTTTTCCTTTGCTGGGCAGAGGGAATTCTCAGAATGGTTCTGAGGATGTGTGCATAAGAGAGAATCACTAATGCCAAAGTGGATATGAGTGTAAATACAGCCAAGAAAAAACTCATGACCTCTAAGACCTTGGTGTCTGTGCAAGAGATCATCAGAATTGGAGAAGAATCACAGGTGAAATGATCAATGACAATGGAATCACAGAAATCCAACTGGAGGCCCATGATGACTGgtggaaagataatgagaaaACCTGCCAGCCAAGAACTGACTACAAGCTGGCTACAGGCTTTGGGGCTCATTATGGTTGTGTAGTGCAGGGGTTTGCAGATAGCCACGTAGCGGTCATAGGACATGGCTGCTAGTAGAAAAAATTCTGTTGCACCCaggagaataaaaaagaatacttGGGCCATACAAGAATTAtaagaaattgttttttctttagttACTATACTGACCAGATATCTAGGAATGCAAACAGATGTAAATGAGATttctaagaaagagaaattcctgaGGAAGTAGTACATGGGAGTCTTGAGGTGAGAGTCCAGCAGGGTGAGGGTGATGATGGTCAGGTTGCCAGTTGCACTCAATATGTaggtgagagacagaaagaagaaaatcaagatcTGTAGTTCTGGGTCATCTGTCAGACCCAGGAGGATGAATTCTTTCACTGATGTCTGATTTTTCATGTCTGATACTTGACTTCTGCCAGATATGCAggtgaaaacaagagaaaaataagtcAGAGACTAGGTCAAGCATTTCTATTAAGAACTTCCATTGCGTGGAAAACAACACAAGGTAAAATGAAAGGAGATGGTCAACAAGAGATAACTAAAGTATTGACTATGAAATCCAGAAAAAGATTATGTGTCCTTCTGTCTATCTGGCTTcctcaagtcccaactaaaatcccatcttctacagtaAGCCTCTTGAATCCATTgccttatctctttcaattatttatttatttattctgtatgtagcttgtttgcccatatttgtttgcatgttttctcccttaTTAGACTCTATGTTCCTcaagggcagaaactgtcttttccctctttatgTATTTCCACCTCTTAACACAgcgcctggaacatagtaagtacttaataaatggtgatCGATTGATTGTCCTACAAGTTGATTCTACATTGAGATATATTCCAAAATAACTTTATTGAACCACCACCccacaactaaaaaaaataatgtggcTGTACTCTGATGATTTCTAATTTATTCTCTATATAACGTTTTATATAGGATATATTGTATattctccatcccttccccccccctcccTTATACTGCAAACTCCTTAAAAGAAGGggttgtcttttccctttctttatatttccagatCTTCACACAGTGTATGGCACACAATagtctcttttttcttattaatttacttttagttttcaacattcatttccacaagattttgaatttcaaattttctccccatctctcccttccccttaccccaatatgggtgtgtgtgtgtgtgtgtgtgtgtgtgttaatctAAGTGAAGGAACAACACTCCCCACCAACTCCACTTCATCTAATGTTGTTAATGGACtttatgaaatttttttatttctactaaGCTTCATCTTTTTTATGACAATAAAGGTAGACAACTGAGACCCTTTTTGATTCTCAGTTCTTTTCAGCCCATATTTAGTTCCTTTTCAAATGGTACaagcacatttttttcttatttatcaaaGTACTTGCTTCAAATGTTGCATTAAAGAGACCAAGGATGTACTCCTATGTCATATAGTACAAACTACGCTTCAAAGTGACATGGATCCCTTCATCCAAATTCTTTGAGTCAAGTTGGTCAACTAGCTCTGTACACATCTGGATGAACTCAGTCATATTTTTCTGTCTTGTTCCCAAGGATATTGTGAGTGAATATGTTGaatgttttcctaaaattcatGTACACTATGACTATTGCATTCTCTTACACTACTAGTCCAGTAACACTGTTAGGATTAGGTGAAGTTAGTGTGGTATGACTTATTctataataaaatgatataatgcAGTGAtcatcacttccttttctaattgcTAGGAAGATCACTTGTCATTTGTTTAGCAAGAATTTTTAGACACTATGTTCCTATTACTGTACTTGAAATAGTACTTGAAATGAACACACAAAAATCTTCTAGccccaaggaatttacattttcttctagtaTTTTCCTATGATTATTGTCAAGTTTACCAGTTTTCTTTTGAATGGTATACATTTTcaaaattgagataatatatgaGTATGcatccctctgtttctctctgcaaATTCACAAGGATTCTGGAAAGAGCTAGAATCTTTATAAAACAATGTCTCAGCAATCCTATCCACAAGTTTTATTAATGAGATAGAAAGATATACTGAATTGACATTGTAAAGATCATTAAATGTTAGGAATTTGCATTTGGTCCTAGAAATAATTCAGAAACTATTAAGTTTGTTCATCAGGGGAATGACTGGTTCAGACCCTTCACTTAAAGagaatcattttggcagctttgAGAAGGATGGTTTGAGGAAAGAGAGTAGATCTGATAAAGGGAATTGGGGTGCTATTTTAATAGCAAATGATGAAGACCTGAACAAGGCTGGTGGGCATCTTAGTATAGGTGGCAAGGCAAATGTGAGAGATGTTCTGCTTCTGATGGGGAGCCTCTCGACAATTGTTATAGTGGTAGACTTGATTAATTATGGAAAttattaacataaaataaaattgtgtaACATTAAGATGGGATATTTATTGATAATATTTAGTGATTGTTTTAGCAAAATAATAAagatcaagtttctctgaattatgCCTATATTCTATTGAACATTTCAACCATACTTTCACCTCCTTCCAAATGCTATGAAATTCTATAGGGAAGGGccaaatgttaaaagaaatatgaaaggattttaaaattaaaagactaaactgaaacacacacacactatttggcagggagtaggagaggaaggggagagttCCCTAGGAGTTATTCTTTGTCCCTCATTctaggatttttttattttatgacaGTAGATCCATCAGACATGTTGAGGAGGAAATACTCAGAAGGGAACCCTCTAACCTAAAGGAAGGTAGAAAGACAAAGTATAACAAAGAAGATAAATAGAGAACATACTCACTTTTCTGATTAACTTTCTTGGACTCAGCGGTAAGTTAAAATCCAAAGATCATGCATATTTACTTGAATTGAGAGGAAATGTTTGGGTTCCTCTAGAGGAGAGTTCCATGTACAAGCCTAATATTCTATATTGTCTCATCTCTCAcccaaatatgtacacatatacataaagtTTAGAATATAAAGGATTTCCCCAGTTGTTCTTGCTCTAAACAATTAAGTGAGCATTTTTAGACCCTTCATCTCAACTCTATATCAAATGCTTGATATTAGATGCTGGAAATCTGATCTACGTAACCATGAAAACATTTTCCTGAAGTCTAAAAAGGTAAGAGAAAATACTGTCACAAGTGCAAGATAATCATTGAAATTCCTCTGGTACATCATTTATATGACTGTATTTACAGAATCATAGCTTCTCCCCAACAAGACTACATACAATTTATCTATCTTTATTTCATCTCAGAGGGAGTTGTAAGAAAAACAGAGCAAGAAAAATCCTCAGGGACAGATAAGATGATGCTAATAATTCTACATCATAATCTAGTTTGACAACAAACTTTAATTGAGTGTCTATAGGAGTTGTATTCCTGTAGGTTGCTTGTGGAAGATGAAACAAGAGCATGAGACATTGTTCGGTTATAAGCAGCAAAGACCATCTTGGATAAATCAATGAGAGTTGACTTATTTTGATTGTTAAGCTGCGTATATGAACCTTAGttaaaattggggaaaggaaagggtcATCTGGGTCATCTTCAGTTCAAAAGACCAAGGTATTCTAACCATCCATCAACTGATCTACTTATTTAAGAATATTTATTGATCCTTTGCAATATGAATAGTGATACGGCAGGTGTCaagtaaaataaaaccaaataaaattCAATTGAATATACATGTTAACCAATTATTATATGAAAATTGTTGAGCTAGGTACTagagaaacaaagtcaaaaatgaaacagtctctgatTTCAATGGGTATATATACTAGTGAGGCAAGGGGAGGTCACAATATGCATCCTTAAAAGGAAACATAAAGTAAATTTGGGGGAGAATGGACATTAACAACTGGGGTTCTCCACAAATGCCTCTAGTAGATGATAGCATCTGAGCTGAGCACTAGGGAACTTAAGGATTAGAAAATActggaataaaggaaaaaatattgggAATAGGAAGGGGAGTACAGCTAGTGCAAAAGCCTAGATATGAAAGAAGTCATGTAAAATTCAGGAAACAGGTAGAATGGGTTCTCCTATTTTACCTCAGGCTTGGATTTATTAGACCTCATAAAAGGTTCTTTAATGTTCCCCTTTGGACATTGAAAACCTGGGGTAACATATGGTCTTTGTGGTGCAACAGACTATAGAAAATGTCTACTTCAAAATCCACCTGGAACAAATTGCctaaatgatttcattttatgtGGAAGCTGACATCCAGGCTCTGACCTTTGGCTCAACTTCTATTGCACTGCATTATTTTTTGTGTTCAAATAACTGTTGACTAACGATATGCAATAAAAACTGGGGTGTTATCAAAGAAAGAAGATCCATCTTCTTGATGGGCAATTAGGATTTCTACTCTTAGGCGAGCCTTTTACTGAGTTCTTAGATCAGCTCCTGGTACTGCCAGTTCAGCAGCAGAATATTTGAAATCAAGTGCAACAATTCGGTCAAtcagagaaagcagaaaactatACCAAGACAAACTATCACCATTGAACAGTATTCCTCCCTCCCTAACATTCCTATAGAAAACTAGAATAGGTTCTCTGGGAAATCATCCAACCAACAGTCCTTCCATCTAATTTGACTATTGACACTATAgacttttaattattattaaatgcatTTCTACTTTAGAATTAAAGGAAGACCACTCAAGTCCTCTTTAGATAAACTATCTTCCGTTATTCTCTGCACAAGTTCGACTGAGTATTTCTCTAGGACTCCCAATCGCTCCTGTGCTTACAAGTGATACACAAGAAGAATAGTAGGCTAGATGGAACTTCATCTacatttttttaaccaattctAGTCAGAATTGGTTAATTGAAGAATTGGTTAATTGAATATTCTTTCTTACATGATTTATGTTTTTGTGGTTATCAAACAGTGGGCCATTgagttcaattatttctgattccTACTTGTCTAACCTTTTCCATTGACTTACATATTTTTATACTGTACAAATAGTTTTGAAAATTGTTGATATACAATATAGCTTCACATTTAGATAATGATTCcattttcattcctctttttaaaaaatgtccttgACATTTTAGATACTTTGTTCTCCCAAAGAaattttgctattgtttttttctgcttcttttattAATATAGCATTAAATATGTAAACTCATTTTCTGGAACTATCATTTTCCCTCAACTGGAATGATACAGCCATGAATAGTTAATATCTCTTCAAATGTTtatattgttctttatttctttaagaactGTTTTGTAACAGTATCTGCACAGAATTTGAGTGTGCTGGGAAAGATTGACTCTTCCTGATAATATTTGAACTTTAATAGTTAtctttaatggaatttctctttcaattttttactcttgaattttgttattcttaCATAGAAATGCTACTGAGTGATGTGGGGTTATTGTGTGAACTGCCATTTTCTTATTTAAGTTAAATTTAATTCatatcattaataaacatttattttctctacctccCACCTTCCTGTCtcacttaaaagaaaataaaaacacttgTAACAAATATCTATAGTCCTGCAAAAGTCTCACATTGACCATGTAAAAtatgtatctcattctgcatctttagactgctatttctttctcagaaggtttgtatcatttaaaaaattcaatttcattttaagcTCAGAATTCTCTCCCCCTCATCCTCCCCagttgagaaaataagaaaaacaaaacctgttacaaacatgtatatattcaagtaaaacaaattctttcattagtcatattatatacatgtaaatatacacagaggtatatacaatatacaaatgcatataatatacgtacacatatatatcatacacaTATGAACAATATTGcaaagaacaattttgaaagtttAGGTACACTGCTATATctttgcatatgcatatacatttaccaatgtatatacatatgtatatacttatttgTATCTGTATATGACAAACTCTAAATGGCTACGATTTAGAGAGAAAACAtcttaaacaaattagaagagtatggaagaaattacctgttaAATTCCTATTGGGCAAAATGCATTTCTATACCTGTATACTTACATGCATTCTTTCCACCTTTACCAGGTCAGATGACAATGGGGTTCAAATTTCACCCactccttcccccatcctttctCCTTATTGTATAGACCTCTCCTTACACACCACaattatgtgagatgatttctcTCATAAActgtctccctttttctccttctaagattgttcttcctctcccttttcattctttaagatcATCAGAACATAACAGAATTATTTCCAGACCTTCTAATTATACTCTCTTTGTGATCTATGATGGTAACAGAGTTTTTAGGGGATATGTCTCTATTCTCACCATTTAAGAATGTAGACAGTTTAACCTTGTTTAGTACCTTTGGATTGGCTTTTCTTGTttgcatttttatgcttctcttgacccTTGTGTTTGTATGTAAAATTGTTTACTTAACtccgattttttttttaatcaaggaaCATTTCGAAGTGTTAAAGACCTATTTTCCCGCTATCGGATTATACTAAATTTTGTTGAGTAAGTACTGGTTGTAGCCTAAATACTTTTCCAAGCTCTCTGTTTTAGATCTGCTTGGCATTTTACTTGGCATTAGTTCAAAATGAAGTGCAACTGGTTCCAGTACTCATACCCCTTGCTCATTTTTTCAGGGGAAGGTAGAGGATGGACCATTTGGGGGATTGCATCTTTACAGCCCTGAGTGTCAAAAGCTGGTTCTCACTTAGAAAACAGTATTTTTCCTCTGCATTACCCTCCCCGACCCTAATTCTTCCTCATATAGTTGGGCAGGGGACTTGTGGAAGATGGGGGGCACAAATCTCACTCAATTGTTTCATCAGAGTCTCTCTGGTGATGGTAGTGATAATGATGGAGTCTACTCAGTAGACCCAGGACAGAAACCTGCAATTTAGCTTATGCCTCTGCCCATAGAATCATGGAGGTTGGAGCAAAAGTGTTGAATATTTAAGTCTGAGTTCTCAGTGTTAATACAAATGTATTTTACTTCATccagatttttctcttctttgtccgTGGGTTTCGGTTGTACTTGCTCATCCTCTGGtacattgttcttttttttcttattattattccaAGTGTTAAATAGTAAATGGTAGACTGGAAGAAGTGACTAATTGACTACTTTTATCATGAACTTCAAGCTTTATACTCAAACTACCTGCTAAAATAATACCACTCTATAAAGAGGGTTAAACCAAAGAGATGTAATCTAAAGGGCTTGGGGATTCTTATGAAGGTGAGGTCCAGCAAAATTGACTATAAATATTTAGCACAAAGCTGGAAGTGCTGATGGCTAGATGAACAAGAATCGAAGCTAAGTAGTTGAAAAGGGACCACTGGATAAGTTCTTGGTCAGATACAAAGGTGGTGGAACATGAGAAATAACAATaaagacaaataataaaaaataacttgTGCCCAGGGAATGAACCCAATTCTTTCCAGTTAAGAATAAAACGATGTTCTACCTTTTTTTCTGGCAAGTTTGCTTCTTATTAGAGCCAACAACCTGAGCAGGGAAGCTTGAATATGGGAAATGTGATGCAATAGATGGAAAGAGAGGCAAACATGTGCTTGACAATTTGTCATTCAAATATGTGAAATCAAGAGTTTGGACAGACTGAAGATAGACCAAGCAGGTAAAGAAGAGCAGAACCATACCTAGAATGGAGATTTGCTGCTGAGTGTCATGTTTAAATAATCTGACTcaggagaaagaattatggagtttggatgcagattgaagcatactatttgctctctctctctttttttgttttgcttcctcCTTCTTGTAGTCCATtgcattggttctaattcttctttgaaacatgcctaatgtgaaaatatgttt is part of the Notamacropus eugenii isolate mMacEug1 chromosome 3, mMacEug1.pri_v2, whole genome shotgun sequence genome and harbors:
- the LOC140531461 gene encoding olfactory receptor 6C76-like encodes the protein MKNQTSVKEFILLGLTDDPELQILIFFFLSLTYILSATGNLTIITLTLLDSHLKTPMYYFLRNFSFLEISFTSVCIPRYLVSIVTKEKTISYNSCMAQVFFFILLGATEFFLLAAMSYDRYVAICKPLHYTTIMSPKACSQLVVSSWLAGFLIIFPPVIMGLQLDFCDSIVIDHFTCDSSPILMISCTDTKVLEVMSFFLAVFTLISTLALVILSYAHILRTILRIPSAQQRKKAFSTCSSHIIVVSISYGSCIFMYVKPSAKEGVTMTKGVAVLNTSVAPMLNPFIYSLRNQQVKQAFKDMVRKIFFS